CTGCATTTTGGTGACATTTCGGGACAGTACTCAGTTTTCGTTGGAAACCAAATGCCCCCGGCTTCGTATGACAGTTCCCTGATCAGTTTCATCCTGATGGCAGCGGAATAGTCAGCCTATTTTTTGATGTTCATCACGAATGAATTGGATCCGATGGTGACTTTCTTCGAGTAGTACCTAGCCAGGTCTCCCCCATCATCGGATATAACCAGCGCATTGACTGTAACGCCCATTTGTTCGGCGCGTTTGCGCGCATAATACAAAGAAACCACGTGATGCCGTTTGGATCCCAACGTCTCCAAGCCGTCGCCTGAGATGTCCACAATTGACATGCCGGCGCACAATTCGGGATCGGAAAGCAGGTCCAGCGCCGACCAGATACCACTGCCTACAGCGTCGCCTCCCTCATGCGGGCATCAAATCGATGACCCTCATGATCGCGACCGCACTGCTCGTGTTCTGGGTGCCTTCTGTCGTATCGGCTTTAGCGCAGGTCCAAACCTCGCCCTTCTTGACTGTGAACTTTTTTTCATTCTGAACGACCGACAGTTCTCCCTCAGTCATGTGGCAGAGCATGTCGTTCTCCATCATGTTGTCCGGTGTTTTCGCCCCGGGTTGGATAACAACATCGCGCAGCTTGACCATTGCATAGGCTTTTATATTTGAGGCCCGCTCGCCCAGCGCTATTTCTCTGACGCCGGGTGCGAGCTCCTTGCCCTCATCGGGACCGTAAGTCTGGGCGGCTACTGGTGTCGCCCAAGTCATCAGAGGCGTTGCAGCCATTGTAAGGCCGAGTGCGAGTGTGGATCTACGATTGACGGTTTCCATTGCTTCCTCCCTAGCCAAATTGTTCGGAAAAGTAGGCCAACCGTTTAGTATTGGGCTGCTGCGGCCGAGAGTCAACGGGCTCTTCCGATTGAGGTCGTCGTGCGAGGCAGGTCGCACCACTCCGGGCGTCCCGGCTCGATTGATGTCCGGCCTCGGGTCAAGACTTGCACGTGATATTGCCTCGGGGAAGGTCCTCACGGGTTCCAAAGCGTTCATTGCGGTCGAGACGAAGAGAGTTGAACCTGTGACCCTTAATCTGTTGCAGTTCGGATGTTACGGAGCCGTTGCACGTCGTTGATAAAGGTTCCTTTGAAAATGCCGATAATAGCCAATTTCTAATCGATTTTGATTGGTTCCTGAAAATCTACAATCGCGCATATAGGTAGCGAAGACTCCCGTCCATGAGACGTTTTGCAATGTCCTCTTAGTGCCCATGAGCGGTCATCTGCCAATCAATCGGTCACGGAATCTGCCAGTGCTTTGTTAATACCGTTGATCAGCAAGTTGGCTGGAAACGGCTTATGCAGATAGGCAATGCAACCGGCTTACACCGCCTCCACTTCCAGACCGCCGCCGAGACAGAGGAACGCAGGCATCCCACGCCGCCTCCGACGGATCCTGCCTGAGCTCTTGGTCGAGAGAAGTGGGCGCGGTGGAACCATAAAGTATTGTGGAGCGGATGACGGTGGAGGCTCTCCAAACGGGTAGGAACCCACGGGACTACATCGGATACAAGGCATTTCAAGCAAATATTTGCAGATACAGCTTAAGCTCGCTTCGGAACAAATCCGCGTGAATACCGTTTCTTAGCAGCTCCATTTCAAGGAATAATCCCATGGCCGACGCACCTGAGCCTGCACTACCGAGTGCCGACAATATGCAAAAATCCCTGGAGAAACAGATCGCGGCGCTTCGAAACGAGATCGCGAAAATCAACAAAACGATAGCGAAGCGAAGCACCAAAATACTGAACAATGCGCATGAGCAGGCCTCCGATCTGTCTGAAGGCGCATCGTCGCTGGCCTCACGGGCAACGCAGCAACTGCGCACGCAAGCTCAAGCAGTTTCCGAGATTGCGCGCGAAAACCCCGGCACCACGACTTCTATACTTGGCATCGTCGGTATTATCGGTTTCCTGTTGGGCGTCGCCGTTGGGCAGACTTTGACCGATACGCGTCGTCGCTGGTATTGATCTTGACCATTGAGCATGTGAAGGACCGAGGGAATCTGCCCGTTGTCTACTCTTCCCGACATCGACAAGGCACAAGCCCGTATCATTTCGAGAGGACTACCTGCAATGACGCGCAGCTGGCCGGATCGTTACGCGATCGAGCGGAAAACTGCATGGCCGAGTTACTTGGTGCTTGCGACAAAGGGCGATCCATAGACCGCCCTATCTCGCGCGCATCTGTTATTTGGCGGCAATGAAAGGTGCACCCGCTCCAGTCTCGCCGCTGCTTTTTGCGCCAGAGATTCGCGTTACCGTGCCATCTAAGATCTTGTGCCACACGACTTTGGTCGCGCCTCATCGGCCTGTGCGGGATCATAGCACACCTGATCACAGCGAGGAATATTCCGCGTCTCTCCCAATGGTCGGCGGGCTGGTCGCTGAGGGAGTAATGCTCACATCTGCCCGTCAACCTGCCCTCCCATGCTGGAAGAAAAAACGGTTGACCAGACCCGAGTGGCATTTGTGGAACGCAGCAAGAGGCGGGTTCTAATTGGTCTTGCTTCCCGCGGCGCAGGCGTGCGTGAGGGCAAGTCTCTGAATATTTCGCGCAAGAAACCGCCACCGCGATCATCATCTACAGAAGCGGACATTAGTCATCCTATTTTGGTTCTTTGTCGTGCAACTGCCTGAGCAAATCTTTGAATCGCTCGTCATTCGAAACGGGCTTATATCGACTGTGAAGTGCATCCCTCAAGTCAGGCCGCTCCAGTTGTTCTCTGACCACTTTGGCGTTTTGTGGTTTCTTGTCATCGTCACTCATCTTGCACCGCCTTGTGAGCGCAAAACCATCCGCAGCGGCGTTGGTTCCAATCATCTCAAAACGCCCAGATTCCAGAAACGATTCGTAATCTGTCAAATCAGGCGTACACTGTTGAAATCGTCAGGCATCTTCTTGGCCACTGGCGATTGAGAGATCAGATGCGCTCCCGCCGAAACGCAAACAGGGGAGAACATCATGCTTCACCTGGTAAATCAGTTGACCTATTCATCCCAGGACTGGGACATTATGCAACGTGCGCACACAAAGGCGTCCGAACTGCTTGGGCGTTGCCCATCCACGCATGAAAACGCCAACCGCCTGGCTCGAACAGTCATGAACCTATTCAATCGGGGGTTGCGCGATGCGGAAGTCCTGGCTTGGATCGCCGCCAATCAGGAAACCGCGGTTACAAACATCGCTCTCGTGCGCCGAAACCGCATAGCTTCCTGAGCTAAGCCATGGGTCAGAGGCTGAAAGAGAAGCTGGAATGTTCGGATTGCGGGACGATCTATCTGCGTATTCCCGAAAACGTGCAGCTGCACTTCCTCATCCAATGCAATTCATGCGCCAGAGTTCTTGGCAGATGGAGTGAACTGACGGCAGATTGTAATCCTCAACGTGGCGAGAACGGCGTGTTCGAAATGCACGATGGCCAGATCATTCGGAGGGAATGATGGGCCATGTCTGACGATTATAAGGCGACGAAAAGCACGAACCCACCTACCGCTCGCCTATGACATACGGCGCGGCGTTCTTTATCGCCGTGGCTATCGCGGTACTGTTGGGCTGGCTCTTTCGTTGACAGAGCGTAGGTGCAGCCTCACGCGCTCTGTATTGGAGGCACGCAAAACGCTGTTCGAATGAATCCATTCTTGCACTGCCCCGTTTCGGCAGCCCGACTTGCCTTGTTTTGCGTATACCGGCGGGTCGGGCCGCGCTTACACGTGTAAATGGCCCACGGAACTATGCTGTTGGCACATCTCCTCGGCTGCGGTTAGCGGCGCGCTCCCTGCATTGCGAGGTCGCGTTTGCCTGCAAAAGTTTTAGTGGCGGCGCGTCGAACCCAGCGCCACTACTCTATACAATCCGTTGCATCAGCACCTTTGGCTGCTGCCGTCTTTTCACCTTTCTGTTGCGCCATCACATCCTGCCCCGACGTTGCCAGGTTCTTATCTACACCGCCTCCCTGCTCAGCGAGGGGTGTTGTTTTGCCGTCTTTTTGAGCGGTATCGGTTGTGCTGCTGGTTGTTGTGCCAGTGCTCGCGGCCCCGGTCTGGGTCTTGCTGTTGGCACCATTTTCGAGCGGAACATGAGTGCCGTCTTTTGAAATGCCCTGTTGAGTTACGGAACCTGTCGTTTCGTGACATTTTGCAATTGCCGTCCCGGATGTAAGAGCCGTAACGGCTACGGCAGCTAAAATTGAAGTAATCGTTTTCATTTTCTTTTCCTGCGTTGACTGTAAATGAGAAACCAACTGCTGTGTTAATTGTTCCTGATTGGTTCCTGAAACGTGCTTTTTCTGCTCTTTCTCAACCAGTAGCTGTATTATTCCAGAGCCATACAGCCATGAGGGTTAAAGGGGCCAATGACCGGCCCCAACCATCGCAGCGCAGAAGCGGCCCAGTACAGACGGGTACAAAACCGCCCCATCCGAGAGGGTCAACTGAAGAGCATTATTGCACGGATGGAATTTTAGGCCCATTTCGATCTTGGATGTAGGCTTTAAATGGCGACTTCTTTCATGCGAACGGATATCGGGCGTGCGCATGAAATCATGCGGTTAAGAACGTCGCATGCCAGGTGCTGCTTCCGACTGCTGGTTAGCGAATTTGCGCGCGCGTAACCTATTTCCCATGATCGATTTGTATCGTCCAATCGCCGTCTCAACCAAAGAGCGCTCGCTGTATCCGTTCTTGGCCTGCCATGCCATGCGTCCGTCTTTTTGGATGGACGCAATGTGCTCATCCCGCTGACTGGGCGGATCGTGATCATCTCTTTCATTTGAGTTCGAACGCGGAGGAATGATGATCCTGGCGTCCGGGCTATGATCAAGAACAGCCTCATATGTCAGCTGCCCATCATAGGCTCCGTCGGCAGTAAACTGACCGATGGTTTGGTTAATATTGCCGAGCAACATCTCAAGCTGACTGACATCGCTCGTATTCTGATCGGTCAGAACTTCTGCGATGATCTCCCCGCTATCCGCGTCAACGCCAGATGCAGTTTACGCCATTCACGTCGGGATTTGGCTCCATGTTTATCTTCAAGCCATGGGCCTACACCGTAGATTTTCAAGCCTGTGCTGTCGATGACAACATGTAGAGGCTTATCGGCACCGGCCTTCTTTTCAGGCTGGCCATTGGCATCAGGCGTGTTCTTTCGAGGTTGCAACTGACCAGATCGTCGGCTCAACGTCGTATGATCCGGGATCGGAAGTTTCACACCCATCCGCTTGAAAACGGACAACAGGAAGCCTTCGATCTGGGTGCAGCGGTAAATCGAAAACCAGCCCGCTCTTCAGGGATGCTTCAGATCAGAATAACGAGGCTGACCGCTTCCGCGCTGGCGAAGCCCTGCTTCGTATTCCGACCAGTTCGTCATCTTATATTTCATCTTCGGAATACGGTAACGGCGAGCAGAATTGTACTTGAAAGGCATGAAGAGCATCCAATCCGTCAGATGCTTAGGCTCATACCGCGAACCTCTCAAGGATTCGTGCACCAACGTCCCTCGCCACTTCAGAAATGGCTATTCGCTGGGTGGTAACCGTGCATCGCCTTCCTCATCTTCGACTTCAGGATCGCGGGCGAACTCCGACACTTTCACCTCATGCGGGGATAAACTTTCATTCACGGGACTTGCCCACGCTGTAAGATCGAGCACGGACACGCCCGCTGGTCATATCGCGCTTGCCAACCCGAAGATCCTTATCTTCTTTGAGGTCAGGTATTGTCTCATCGACGTCGTCCGGAGTTTCGTTCCCCGAAGCACTGGCGACGCCTGCCATTCCCGAAATCTTTGGATCCCCGGTGCGATCATACTCAGCCGGTGCCAGGTCCTCGATTGCTGGTGGCGACCAACCTTCGGAGCGCCAGGACGCAGCACGTTCATCGATGTCTACGCTGCCTTCATCGTCAAGAATATCGAGCGCTATATCCGACAGTTCGGCAGCTACACCAGTCACCGTGACCAGGTAGCCGCCACGCCGAAGCCCCTCGGAATAGACCTCTCGCTCAGCACTCGGCAAGAAGAAGTCACCCAGCGATTCCCAAAAGCCCTTGTTGTCATCGCTCGATCTTGCTTCCGGGCTGACAGCATCGTCGCCCTCGACCAGGCGAACGCTATCTCGACCAATTCCCGCATCAACTAGACGCTGCACAGCTCTTTCCGCCATTTCGCGATCTTCATAAAAAGCAGTTAATGTGTTCGAAGGGGTTGAGTTGTGGTCACTCATTTTGGCGTCTCCTCATTGTTGGGTTTTGAAACGCTGGTTATTGCGAGCTGCCTCGATACGCTTAGAAACCGCACAATTCTGCGGTGTATTCCTAGGTCATCGCACACCAGGCCGTCTGATCAACAAACGGCTTCAGGGATGGTTCCGGCAAGGAGCCAAAATATTAATTCGGAGAGCAAATGCACGGCTAGAGTTTCGACAGTTTGTGGTCCTGTCGAGCTTCACTCGTGATCATTGGAACTAAGTTCTGATAAGATGCGTTGCTGATTAAGGTAATGTCAGCTGTGTCAACCGGACATGATGGCAGGACGGACAAGGGAGTTTTTCCGATCTTGGCCAACGAAATGGCAGGCGAGCGTCTATCCCATCTGGCTGACATTGCTTCAACATTAAACAGGATTGTCGTGACGAAGAAAATCAGCGAGCAAGACGCGAAGCAGGGGAAGCAAGGCCTTCCCGTGCTTTACGTTCTCGCTGTCTCATTAGGATTAGCGGTTGTTGTCTGGGGCGCCGTAGAACTTTACGGTGAGTTGATCGCCCCCTAGTTGCAACTAATCAACTATCTAGAAACACACGGCATGCGATGCCACGAAATACTTCGAGATTCCACGGCCGGTTGTGGAAATCGGCACCCCAGCTCAATATCTAGGAAAACCGCCTCCGACGTCTTTGAGGGGTATGACTATGTATTTGCTCAAATGTGATCGCCTTTTCCAATTCCTGTTTCGTGGTGTCTTCTTCCTACTGCCATGCAAGCGTCAAAGGGAAGACAATGGTTGTTCAACATGCCAGGGAAATTGACGGTGCACCGAGAGAGCTGGTTCTGTCTCGCAGACAAGTCTGACACATCACTCGGTATGAAACGAAACTGAAAACGTATTTTACTTGAACCCGCTAATTCTATCTGAGCCCAAAGTATCCGAGTATGAAGAGAACAATGACGACTGCTCCGACCAGCCAGATCAGGTTGTTCATGACGTGCTCCTTGTCTTCAACTGTGCTGCTTCGTAAGAGTAATTCCGGATAATTCGCATCCGACACCCACCCGAATCGTACGGGTGCGTGCCAATCACCTGGGAGGGCGTTGCTCAATACCAGCGTCCACGGCCATACCAGCCGCCTCCGCCCAGCAGAAATACAATAAGAACTATGATAAGAAGTGTGGTGAGATCCATGTTGCGTCTCCTGCGAGTGCTCTAGTCGCTACCACCCATGCGTTGAGCAGGGCATGGACTCGACAGCACTCTGACCTCGCTCAACGTTCCGCGCCGCTTATTGTTCCAATGGAACGGTCGGAGATCGTTTGAACGAGCGCGTGCAAGGCAAGCCAATTTAATGTTAAGATGAGTAACGACATTCGCGTTTCGTGCTAGAAACGGATGAGAGATCTGGCTCAT
The Phyllobacterium zundukense DNA segment above includes these coding regions:
- a CDS encoding DUF1194 domain-containing protein; protein product: MCAGMSIVDISGDGLETLGSKRHHVVSLYYARKRAEQMGVTVNALVISDDGGDLARYYSKKVTIGSNSFVMNIKK